A genomic segment from Labrus bergylta chromosome 3, fLabBer1.1, whole genome shotgun sequence encodes:
- the LOC109996339 gene encoding uncharacterized protein isoform X1, translating to MSVALYSASGNNASLHGTTVGGSKPLHRFIKGQPKIIGVIVLILGSSNFILSFSTSLTNSPHFNHIWGVIPPGIVIGFLFNTTGILFILTEHNPTKKTVTISLALSIVTVLGICWTVLHIIPNLTQYHYYVDEYNVDNTTDEEEAKWTPYNEAMERSFEAIFLLYTLMGGIIFVVMSVMAGAALRSTKSQTMIVMTTPTSETQVDQRGQEDGLNCERMSN from the exons ATGTCTGTTGCGCTTTACTCTGCGAGTGGGAATAATGCAAGTCTTCACGGCACCACAGTGGGGGGAAGCAAACCTTTACATCGCTTCATCAAGGGACAACCCAAGATAATTGGc gTCATAGTGCTGATCCTGGGCTCATCTAACTTCATCCTTTCCTTTTCCACATCGCTCACCAACTCTCCTCattttaatcacatctgggGGGTCATCCCGCCCGGCATTGTGATTGGATTTCTG TTTAACACAACTGGGATTCTGTTTATTTTGACTGAACACAATCCAACCAAGAAAACA GTAACCATTTCACTGGCTCTGAGTATTGTGACTGTACTTGGGATATGTTGGACTGTCCTGCACATCATCCCGAACTTAACACAGTACCATTACTACGTAGATGAATACAATGTAGATAATACCACAGATGAGGAGGAGGCTAAATGGACACCATATAACGAg GCCATGGAACGATCATTTGAAGCGATCTTCTTGCTCTACACCTTGATGGGTGgaattatttttgttgtaatgtCAGTTATGGCTGGGGCTGCCCTACGTTCAACAAAGAGCCAG ACCATGATAGTGATGACCACTCCAACAAGTGAAACACAAGTTGACCAACGAGGACAAGAGGACGGTCTAAATTGTGAAAGAATGAGCAACTAG
- the LOC109996339 gene encoding uncharacterized protein isoform X2, with the protein MSVALYSASGNNASLHGTTVGGSKPLHRFIKGQPKIIGVIVLILGSSNFILSFSTSLTNSPHFNHIWGVIPPGIVIGFLFNTTGILFILTEHNPTKKTVTISLALSIVTVLGICWTVLHIIPNLTQYHYYVDEYNVDNTTDEEEAKWTPYKAMERSFEAIFLLYTLMGGIIFVVMSVMAGAALRSTKSQTMIVMTTPTSETQVDQRGQEDGLNCERMSN; encoded by the exons ATGTCTGTTGCGCTTTACTCTGCGAGTGGGAATAATGCAAGTCTTCACGGCACCACAGTGGGGGGAAGCAAACCTTTACATCGCTTCATCAAGGGACAACCCAAGATAATTGGc gTCATAGTGCTGATCCTGGGCTCATCTAACTTCATCCTTTCCTTTTCCACATCGCTCACCAACTCTCCTCattttaatcacatctgggGGGTCATCCCGCCCGGCATTGTGATTGGATTTCTG TTTAACACAACTGGGATTCTGTTTATTTTGACTGAACACAATCCAACCAAGAAAACA GTAACCATTTCACTGGCTCTGAGTATTGTGACTGTACTTGGGATATGTTGGACTGTCCTGCACATCATCCCGAACTTAACACAGTACCATTACTACGTAGATGAATACAATGTAGATAATACCACAGATGAGGAGGAGGCTAAATGGACACCATATAA GGCCATGGAACGATCATTTGAAGCGATCTTCTTGCTCTACACCTTGATGGGTGgaattatttttgttgtaatgtCAGTTATGGCTGGGGCTGCCCTACGTTCAACAAAGAGCCAG ACCATGATAGTGATGACCACTCCAACAAGTGAAACACAAGTTGACCAACGAGGACAAGAGGACGGTCTAAATTGTGAAAGAATGAGCAACTAG
- the ddias gene encoding DNA damage-induced apoptosis suppressor protein, which produces MSARAALVDCVVLSLQDACVFYPCCKDCFSKIQVELQDAKRCRCAKCGYICLRGNVDHRYRLSLKVIRDKCIFGVTVFGTSLNAFFGIPASGLQRLVEHADGPVETSTRCTLLVKAVKDCFIGRHFIFGIKVTETEREPWLRQTVTNCSRNEDTVQLIASQMILPKALGLGGCTVVSYFRILLQKAAESELGSADLRKPSRNPETPLLLPHHSPASSFNSASLSTSGLLSQPLQRSQFQDCTLTPTPPWQQSLGLVTSSAEQEEGCSIQESDDVKSRQTEKSKTQNHNTRTDNLKNPEVTEERGVSPLLPLQRSLCSTQSFAKYSFSCVDEAVGDTSITEPWFSLSPTDNNSSGKKLSPRKLTQTYLSDSLAWEDLPLSESLTHFLGDKNKDFIIAGESKPDLNVQNRKEISRSILQDKSQDKNFSTESESVHSSFKDIKNSHSQIFLGNKDTAAPNEADGRDLPDLVCKKPAGFFNRSQTKNKCNRVDEKSFSASFENTEEEQLQIHTYDCSADLFSSSLMIDMSTNTIKTQVETVRTTTEACVLLSVPNKQHPRREMTNSSQLTPDKQKVTSNKCTYEDNLTPSGMFDLHFVPPSQSTPIVKSTALTRSPDCSYITSTFDESTSQIHSPDSSSCSRNLPQLYGKKTAKIPSSNSKCVRLNQRPWCCKESAKENLMWRTKLNRHRLNSKRRFWKDQNHLLAQEPQSVQRGAPNTGTPRRQKHTCDSRHFDVTVCDKDDSALFVPPTPAVKKLLSVKLRDRSQTECSSSDFGKIVEEQQRHGVNCQSSVLDQTVKSSQKGVVHAGSSDTETFEKAALDGSICYLVDGENEACDWSRDLFSDSV; this is translated from the exons ATGTCTGCTAGAGCAGCTCTGGTGGATTGTGTCGTGTTGTCTCTGCAAGATGCCTGTGTGTTTTATCCATGCTGTAAAGACTGTTTCTCTAAGATTCAAGTGGAACTACAGGACGCTAAAAG GTGTCGATGTGCCAAGTGTGGTTACATCTGTCTGAGGGGAAATGTTGATCACAGATATCGTCTCTCGCTGAAGGTGATCCGGGACAAATGCATCTTTGGAGTCACAGTTTTTGGGACCAgcttaaatgcattttttggcATTCCTGCATCTggtttacagag GTTGGTGGAGCACGCAGATGGACCAGTGGAAACATCAACCAGATGTACATTGTTGGTTAAGGCTGTCAAAGATTGTTTTATTGGCAGACATTTCATCTTTGGTATAAAG GTGACTGAAACAGAACGTGAGCCGTGGTTACGACAGACTGTCACAAATTGCTCCAGAAATGAAGACACAGTCCAGTTAATTGCCAGCCAGATGATTCTCCCCAAAGCTTTAGGCCTGGGGGGCTGCACGGTGGTCAGTTATTTTCGGATCCTTCTGCAGAAAGCCGCAGAATCTGAGCTGGGATCTGCTGATCTAAGAAAACCCTCCAGAAACCCCGAAACACCCCTGCTGCTTCCTCATCATTCTCCAGCCAGCAGCTTTAACAGTGCTTCACTTTCTACATCAGGTCTTCTAAGTCAACCACTGCAAAG ATCCCAGTTCCAAGACTGCACACTTACTCCCACCCCTCCATGGCAGCAATCTCTGGGACTGGTTACATCATCAGCAGAGCAGGAGGAAGGCTGCAGCATTCAGGAAAGTGATGATGtgaaaagcagacagacagaaaaaagcaaaacacaaaatcatAATACACGGACAGACAACCTAAAGAACCCTGAAGTCACCGAGGAGAGAGGAGTCTCACCTCTTCTTCCGTTACAGCGCAGCTTGTGCAGCACTCAGTCATTTGCCAAATACTCATTCTCATGTGTTGATGAAGCTGTTGGAGACACCTCCATCACAGAACCTTGGTTCAGTCTTTCTCCCACTGACAACAACAGCTCCGGGAAGAAGTTGTCTCCCAGAAAACTAACCCAAACATATTTATCAGACTCCTTGGCTTGGGAGGACTTGCCACTCTCTGAGAGTCTAACACATTTTTTgggtgacaaaaacaaagactttatCATCGCTGGTGAGTCAAAGCCAGATCTGAATGTTCAAAACCGAAAAGAAATCTCAAGGAGCATCCTGCAAGACAAATCACAAGACAAGAACTTCTCGACTGAATCAGAGTCTGTTCATTCAAGTTtcaaagacattaaaaacagtcaCTCACAGATATTTTTGGGTAACAAAGATACAGCAGCACCGAATGAAGCTGACGGACGTGATTTACCTGACCTGGTATGTAAGAAACCAGCTGGATTTTTTAATAGGAGTCAgaccaaaaacaaatgtaaccgGGTGGATGAGAAgtctttttctgcctcttttgaaaacacagaagaagagcagcttcAAATACACACTTACGATTGTTCTGCAGACCTATTCAGTAGCTCACTGATGATCGATATGAGCACAAACACGATAAAAACACAAGTAGAAACTGTCAGGACAACCACAGAAGCTTGTGTCTTGCTTTCCGTGCCAAACAAACAACACCCAAGGAGGGAAATGACCAACTCATCACAATTAACCCCTGACAAGCAAAAAGTGACAAGTAACAAATGCACTTATGAAGACAATTTAACTCCATCTGGCATGTTCGATCTTCACTTTGTCCCTCCCTCTCAGTCCACCCCCATTGTGAAATCAACTGCTTTGACAAGGTCACCTGACTGCTCATACATAACCTCGACATTTGATGAGTCCACTTCTCAAATTCACAGTCcagattcttcttcttgttcCAGAAATCTGCCCCAACTGTACGGTAAGAAAACAGCCAAAATCCCATCTTCCAATTCAAAATGTGTCCGTTTGAATCAGCGGCCCTGGTGTTGTAAAGAGTCCGCCAAAGAAAACTTGATGTGGAGGACAAAATTAAACAGACACAGGTTGAACTCAAAAAGGAGATTTTGGAAAGATCAAAATCATCTTCTTGCTCAGGAACCCCAGAGTGTCCAGAGAGGGGCTCCAAACACAGGGACTCCAAGAAGGCAGAAACACACGTGCGACTCAAGGCACTttgatgtgactgtgtgtgataAAGACGACAGTGCACTTTTTGTCCCTCCTACACCTGCTGTTAAAAAACTGCTGAGTGTGAAGCTACGAGACAGAAGTCAGACTgagtgcagcagcagtgatTTCGGAAAGATTGttgaagagcagcagaggcaTGGAGTGAATTGTCAGAGTTCTGTGTTGGATCAAACTGTCAAATCCTCACAGAAAGGTGTGGTGCATGCAGGAAGCTCTGACACTGAGACTTTTGAAAAGGCAGCATTGGATGGATCTATTTGTTACCTTGTTGATGGGGAGAATGAGGCATGTGATTGGTCGAGAGATTTGTTCTCTGACTCTGTCTGA